The proteins below come from a single Juglans regia cultivar Chandler chromosome 12, Walnut 2.0, whole genome shotgun sequence genomic window:
- the LOC108985898 gene encoding replication stress response regulator SDE2-like, which produces MAMEGNNRIYHLFVKLLDGKTLTLRFASPTVSAIAVKSRLHEITRIPSCHQRLLTGFHQISDESTISCPDDGVAIFPTVNLLLRLVGGKGGFGSLLRGAATKAGQKKTNNFDACRDMSGRRLRHVNAEKKLEEWMAEEEQRKLERIADEFIKKKAKKGKKGVGEGEAEKYVAKYREESERCVAEVLDSVNDAVKRKGGPAGGAEAKRLKIWMGKRKMAESDSDDTDEDCSDEEEEREKSVVLNNGNNSDSSKEAEGSFGSVTGGKHEDVFSGGQSCDSGSEEEKETVMQGMVESGGCKVRESLHSGAVEPESNDKKNSQSTTVPCLEVALVSESEALPAEKPEEATSVLPNVLSAENEDGLESASVDAEANSPESKSRVLEETVVASENTEEMEKPLNFDEFNTAAEMEVLGMERLKSELQARGLKCGGTLQERAARIFLLKSTPLDKLPKKLLAKK; this is translated from the exons ATGGCGATGGAGGGCAATAACAGGATCTACCATCTTTTCGTTAAGCTCTTAGACGGAAAAACCCTTACCCTCAGATTCGCCTCCCCAACTGTCTCCGCCATCGCCGTCAAGAGCCGTCTCCATGAAATCACCCGAATACCCTCCTGCCACCAGCGCCTCCTCACCGGCTTCCATCAGATCTCTGATGAATCCACGATCTCGTGCCCCGACGACGGCGTGGCGATCTTCCCCACCGTCAATCTCCTCCTCCGCCTTGTCGGCGGAAAGGGAGGGTTCGGTTCGCTCCTGCGTGGTGCCGCGACGAAGGCCGGGCAGAAGAAGACGAATAACTTCGACGCGTGCCGCGACATGAGTGGGCGGAGGCTGAGGCACGTGAATGCGGAGAAGAAGTTGGAGGAGTGGATGGCGGAGGAGGAACAGAGGAAACTCGAGAGGATCGCTGATGAGTTCATAAAGAAGAAGGCCAAGAAGGGGAAGAAGGGGGTTGGGGAAGGTGAGGCCGAGAAGTATGTGGCGAAGTATCGGGAGGAGTCGGAACGGTGCGTCGCTGAGGTCCTTGATTCGGTGAACGACGCAGTGAAGCGGAAGGGTGGACCGGCTGGGGGAGCGGAGGCGAAGCGTTTGAAGATTTG GATGGGGAAGAGAAAAATGGCTGAAAGTGATAGCGATGATACGGATGAGGATTGCagtgatgaggaagaagaaagggagAAATCTGTAGTATTAAATAATGGTAACAATTCTGATTCAAGCAAGGAAGCTGAGGGTAGTTTTGGTTCAGTTACTGGTGGAAAACATGAGGACGTATTTTCTGGTGGACAATCCTGTGACAGTGGctcagaggaagagaaagagactGTTATGCAGGGAATGGTGGAATCTGGTGGTTGCAAAGTTAGGGAATCTCTTCATTCTGGTGCAGTTGAACCAGAAAGTAATGACAAGAAGAATTCTCAGAGTACAACTGTACCTTGTTTGGAGGTTGCATTAGTTTCGGAATCTGAAGCATTGCCAGCTGAAAAACCGGAAGAAGCAACCAGTGTACTCCCCAATGTCTTGAGTGCAGAAAACGAGGATGGTCTTGAAAGTGCATCAGTTGATGCTGAAGCCAATTCGCCAGAGTCTAAATCTAGAGTTCTTGAGGAAACAGTTGTTGCCAGTGAAAATACTGAAGAAATGGAGAAGCCCctaaattttgatgaatttaatacaGCTGCAGAGATGGAG GTACTTGGCATGGAAAGGTTGAAGTCGGAACTGCAAGCACGTGGGTTAAAATGCGGGGGTACTTTGCAAGAGCGTGCTGCCAGGATTTTCCTTCTAAAATCTACACCTTTGGATAAGCTCCCTAAGAAGTTGCTGGCAAAAAAATGA